GAAAATCATCCCAGTACAATCTATCTTATTATTTGTTATCAATTTTAAGCTAATCCTTATATTTTATTGCTTATTCTGTACTTTTCATTTTTGCAACAAACATCATTTTAAGCTTTACAGGAAGCCAATTTTTTATTCTGTTTGTGAATCCTGGAACAATAACGCTCCTATTTTTCATGAATAATTTATAAGCATATACAGCAACTTCTTCGGCTGTCATGGCACTTCGTGGAGTTATTGTTCCTTCCCTATGAAAGAAGTTCGTTTTTGTAGCACCAGGACATAACGTAGAAACTTGTACACCTTTTTTCTTTGCTTCATAACGAATTGCTCTGCTATAACTCAACACAAAAGCCTTACTTGCAAAATATGTGCTAGTATATGGTCCTGGCTGAAATGCTCCAATAGACGAAACATTTAAAATTTTACCCTTTCCTTTATCATACATATCAGAAATATACAATTTACAGAGTTCTACAAGATTTATAACATTTAATATCATCATACTTTCATCATCTTGTAAATCTATTCTATCTGTGGAACCAACCAATCCTATTCCTGCATTATTCACAAGTATAGAAATATCTAAATTATCTTCTTTTATCCTACCATATAATTGTGTTGCTGCTCCTATCTTTCCCATATCCTGCTCATAGGTCACTACTTTTACATCGAATTCATTTTCTAATTTTTGTTTAACCTTTTTGAGACTTTCACTATTGGAAGAAACAACAACTATACCGTATCCATCCCTAGCAAAATTCCTCACAAGTTCAAGTCCAATACCACTTGTCCCTCCTGTGATCAACACATATTTCATACGTAAACACTCCCTTCTTCACATATGATTATAGAAGAAAAAAATATTACAGTAATTCACATATGTTAATTAAAAGAAGTATTTTTCATTCCATTCCTTATTCTGCTTAAAGATGCAGCTCTGATACCTATATATGATGCAATATATTTTAATTCAATTCTTTCATACAAGTTGGGGTATTGTTTACAAAAATCAATATATCGTTCTTCTGCATTCATCAAGGTTAAATTTTTAACTCTGTTTTCCAATTTATTAACTTCCTTTAGATACAAGTTAATAAATAAATTTTTAAATTTTTCATCTTTCTTCATAATTCTATGTACCAATTCGTATGAAAGTTGAATACAATGACAATCTTCTAAACACTCAATTGTAAATGATGAAATACTTCCTGTCCGTAATCCTTCAGAAGAAAAAAATTCATTCTCGCTGCTGAAACATTTTGTAACATCATTTCCCTGCTCATCAATATAATATCCTCTAACTATACCACTGATAATAAAATATAGGTTTATAGATTTCATACCTTCTAGCAGTACAATATGTTTACACGGAAATTTCACAAAAGAAACTTCAGCATTAATCAGGTCAGAAATATTCTCCTCTATTTTAATTCCAAGTCCCTTTTCCAAATATTTATTAGCATGCATTACTTTATCAAATCCCCTTTTATTAAAATATTCCGTTTTACATTTTGCCTTTTCAAATAAGCTTTCTTATGTACCATTTTATCACTTTTATCAATAGTTTTCCTATAATCGC
The Clostridium felsineum DSM 794 DNA segment above includes these coding regions:
- a CDS encoding SDR family NAD(P)-dependent oxidoreductase, whose amino-acid sequence is MKYVLITGGTSGIGLELVRNFARDGYGIVVVSSNSESLKKVKQKLENEFDVKVVTYEQDMGKIGAATQLYGRIKEDNLDISILVNNAGIGLVGSTDRIDLQDDESMMILNVINLVELCKLYISDMYDKGKGKILNVSSIGAFQPGPYTSTYFASKAFVLSYSRAIRYEAKKKGVQVSTLCPGATKTNFFHREGTITPRSAMTAEEVAVYAYKLFMKNRSVIVPGFTNRIKNWLPVKLKMMFVAKMKSTE
- a CDS encoding Crp/Fnr family transcriptional regulator — encoded protein: MHANKYLEKGLGIKIEENISDLINAEVSFVKFPCKHIVLLEGMKSINLYFIISGIVRGYYIDEQGNDVTKCFSSENEFFSSEGLRTGSISSFTIECLEDCHCIQLSYELVHRIMKKDEKFKNLFINLYLKEVNKLENRVKNLTLMNAEERYIDFCKQYPNLYERIELKYIASYIGIRAASLSRIRNGMKNTSFN